From Halichondria panicea chromosome 12, odHalPani1.1, whole genome shotgun sequence, a single genomic window includes:
- the LOC135344986 gene encoding uncharacterized protein LOC135344986 isoform X4 has protein sequence MLDTMLLRFAMLFWMLLCLGVPVFSNEFYVTPSHPPNPACPTDKPCQTLDEYAVYSDKYFGNESEVSLVFLNGVADYYLNTHDFTITEKVKFVMRTMYIFDTASICTTQQRGFLFNNVTSIRMTNILITCEEELENTTCFQVIGGETLVGLNIALNSRALLSGVRYISLKESLFEENPLKIEMITTAFIKQREPVPTAPSISITGCTLHSISIRVQHLLNCSILLEDNTVPIGITMIGIGVSVFLKGSYVNLNVYDCDISYYSDTGISIRLDSDSFLQAHLKSTNISHNLVGFEISALGSNFSLVFDNCHLSNNGIGAVHVVTDGRSLSTLHNNIIRTCSFQDRESQSISSVSFTGSTFTNNGVGLGLGTSTKGLIETIINNCTFLGNPGTAFKQTYGTLYLLDRTFSLTTLDIKVELCH, from the coding sequence GACACAATGTTACTTCGATTTGCTATGTTGTTCTGGATGTTGCTGTGTCTTGGTGTACCTGTCTTCTCCAATGAGTTCTATGTGACCCCATCACATCCCCCTAACCCAGCTTGCCCAACAGATAAGCCATGTCAAACACTTGATGAATATGCTGTCTATTCTGATAAGTATTTTGGAAATGAGAGTGAAGTGTCTCTAGTGTTCCTTAATGGAGTAGCTGATTACTATTTGAACACCCATGACTTCACAATCACTGAAAAGGTTAAATTTGTTATGAGAACAATGTATATTTTTGATACTGCATCGATATGCACAACTCAGCAACGTGGCTTTCTATTTAATAATGTAACGAGTATACGCATGACAAATATTTTAATCACCTGTGAAGAAGAACTAGAAAACACAACATGTTTTCAAGTAATCGGTGGAGAAACACTAGTTGGGCTTAACATTGCTTTAAATTCGAGAGCTCTATTGTCTGGTGTTCGCTACATAAGCTTAAAAGAGTCATTGTTCGAAGAAAATCCACTCAAAATTGAAATGATTACCACTGCTTTCATAAAACAGAGGGAGCCAGTACCGACAGCCCCTTCTATAAGCATCACAGGTTGTACATTACACTCTATATCTATTCGAGTGCAACATCTACTAAATTGTTCCATTCTATTAGAAGACAATACTGTACCGATTGGGATTACCATGATTGGTATTGGAGTGTCTGTTTTTCTGAAGGGGAGTTACGTTAACCTGAATGTCTATGACTGTGATATTTCATACTATAGCGATACAGGTATTTCAATACGTTTGGATTCAGACTCATTCCTACAGGCCCATTTAAAAAGCACCAACATTTCTCACAATCTAGTTGGATTCGAGATAAGCGCCCTCGGAAGCAATTTCAGCCTTGTATTTGATAATTGCCACTTGTCAAACAATGGAATtggtgctgtacatgtagtcacaGATGGACGATCATTATCTACCcttcataataatattattaggaCATGTTCATTTCAAGACAGGGAAAGCCAAAGTATTTCTTCCGTATCGTTTACTGGCTCGACTTTTACCAACAATGGTGTTGGTTTAGGCTTAGGTACAAGTACAAAAGGGTTAATTGAAACGATCATCAATAATTGCACTTTTTTAGGCAATCCTGGAACAGCTTTTAAACAAACATACGGTACGCTGTATCTATTGGACAGAACATTTTCGCTAACAACACTGGATATCAAGGTGGAGCTTTGTCATTGA
- the LOC135344986 gene encoding uncharacterized protein LOC135344986 isoform X1: protein MRMILSDSLLSYYVCEHDHDEVLKDTMLLRFAMLFWMLLCLGVPVFSNEFYVTPSHPPNPACPTDKPCQTLDEYAVYSDKYFGNESEVSLVFLNGVADYYLNTHDFTITEKVKFVMRTMYIFDTASICTTQQRGFLFNNVTSIRMTNILITCEEELENTTCFQVIGGETLVGLNIALNSRALLSGVRYISLKESLFEENPLKIEMITTAFIKQREPVPTAPSISITGCTLHSISIRVQHLLNCSILLEDNTVPIGITMIGIGVSVFLKGSYVNLNVYDCDISYYSDTGISIRLDSDSFLQAHLKSTNISHNLVGFEISALGSNFSLVFDNCHLSNNGIGAVHVVTDGRSLSTLHNNIIRTCSFQDRESQSISSVSFTGSTFTNNGVGLGLGTSTKGLIETIINNCTFLGNPGTAFKQTYGTLYLLDRTFSLTTLDIKVELCH, encoded by the coding sequence GACACAATGTTACTTCGATTTGCTATGTTGTTCTGGATGTTGCTGTGTCTTGGTGTACCTGTCTTCTCCAATGAGTTCTATGTGACCCCATCACATCCCCCTAACCCAGCTTGCCCAACAGATAAGCCATGTCAAACACTTGATGAATATGCTGTCTATTCTGATAAGTATTTTGGAAATGAGAGTGAAGTGTCTCTAGTGTTCCTTAATGGAGTAGCTGATTACTATTTGAACACCCATGACTTCACAATCACTGAAAAGGTTAAATTTGTTATGAGAACAATGTATATTTTTGATACTGCATCGATATGCACAACTCAGCAACGTGGCTTTCTATTTAATAATGTAACGAGTATACGCATGACAAATATTTTAATCACCTGTGAAGAAGAACTAGAAAACACAACATGTTTTCAAGTAATCGGTGGAGAAACACTAGTTGGGCTTAACATTGCTTTAAATTCGAGAGCTCTATTGTCTGGTGTTCGCTACATAAGCTTAAAAGAGTCATTGTTCGAAGAAAATCCACTCAAAATTGAAATGATTACCACTGCTTTCATAAAACAGAGGGAGCCAGTACCGACAGCCCCTTCTATAAGCATCACAGGTTGTACATTACACTCTATATCTATTCGAGTGCAACATCTACTAAATTGTTCCATTCTATTAGAAGACAATACTGTACCGATTGGGATTACCATGATTGGTATTGGAGTGTCTGTTTTTCTGAAGGGGAGTTACGTTAACCTGAATGTCTATGACTGTGATATTTCATACTATAGCGATACAGGTATTTCAATACGTTTGGATTCAGACTCATTCCTACAGGCCCATTTAAAAAGCACCAACATTTCTCACAATCTAGTTGGATTCGAGATAAGCGCCCTCGGAAGCAATTTCAGCCTTGTATTTGATAATTGCCACTTGTCAAACAATGGAATtggtgctgtacatgtagtcacaGATGGACGATCATTATCTACCcttcataataatattattaggaCATGTTCATTTCAAGACAGGGAAAGCCAAAGTATTTCTTCCGTATCGTTTACTGGCTCGACTTTTACCAACAATGGTGTTGGTTTAGGCTTAGGTACAAGTACAAAAGGGTTAATTGAAACGATCATCAATAATTGCACTTTTTTAGGCAATCCTGGAACAGCTTTTAAACAAACATACGGTACGCTGTATCTATTGGACAGAACATTTTCGCTAACAACACTGGATATCAAGGTGGAGCTTTGTCATTGA
- the LOC135344986 gene encoding uncharacterized protein LOC135344986 isoform X2: MILSDSLLSYYVCEHDHDEVLKDTMLLRFAMLFWMLLCLGVPVFSNEFYVTPSHPPNPACPTDKPCQTLDEYAVYSDKYFGNESEVSLVFLNGVADYYLNTHDFTITEKVKFVMRTMYIFDTASICTTQQRGFLFNNVTSIRMTNILITCEEELENTTCFQVIGGETLVGLNIALNSRALLSGVRYISLKESLFEENPLKIEMITTAFIKQREPVPTAPSISITGCTLHSISIRVQHLLNCSILLEDNTVPIGITMIGIGVSVFLKGSYVNLNVYDCDISYYSDTGISIRLDSDSFLQAHLKSTNISHNLVGFEISALGSNFSLVFDNCHLSNNGIGAVHVVTDGRSLSTLHNNIIRTCSFQDRESQSISSVSFTGSTFTNNGVGLGLGTSTKGLIETIINNCTFLGNPGTAFKQTYGTLYLLDRTFSLTTLDIKVELCH; encoded by the coding sequence GACACAATGTTACTTCGATTTGCTATGTTGTTCTGGATGTTGCTGTGTCTTGGTGTACCTGTCTTCTCCAATGAGTTCTATGTGACCCCATCACATCCCCCTAACCCAGCTTGCCCAACAGATAAGCCATGTCAAACACTTGATGAATATGCTGTCTATTCTGATAAGTATTTTGGAAATGAGAGTGAAGTGTCTCTAGTGTTCCTTAATGGAGTAGCTGATTACTATTTGAACACCCATGACTTCACAATCACTGAAAAGGTTAAATTTGTTATGAGAACAATGTATATTTTTGATACTGCATCGATATGCACAACTCAGCAACGTGGCTTTCTATTTAATAATGTAACGAGTATACGCATGACAAATATTTTAATCACCTGTGAAGAAGAACTAGAAAACACAACATGTTTTCAAGTAATCGGTGGAGAAACACTAGTTGGGCTTAACATTGCTTTAAATTCGAGAGCTCTATTGTCTGGTGTTCGCTACATAAGCTTAAAAGAGTCATTGTTCGAAGAAAATCCACTCAAAATTGAAATGATTACCACTGCTTTCATAAAACAGAGGGAGCCAGTACCGACAGCCCCTTCTATAAGCATCACAGGTTGTACATTACACTCTATATCTATTCGAGTGCAACATCTACTAAATTGTTCCATTCTATTAGAAGACAATACTGTACCGATTGGGATTACCATGATTGGTATTGGAGTGTCTGTTTTTCTGAAGGGGAGTTACGTTAACCTGAATGTCTATGACTGTGATATTTCATACTATAGCGATACAGGTATTTCAATACGTTTGGATTCAGACTCATTCCTACAGGCCCATTTAAAAAGCACCAACATTTCTCACAATCTAGTTGGATTCGAGATAAGCGCCCTCGGAAGCAATTTCAGCCTTGTATTTGATAATTGCCACTTGTCAAACAATGGAATtggtgctgtacatgtagtcacaGATGGACGATCATTATCTACCcttcataataatattattaggaCATGTTCATTTCAAGACAGGGAAAGCCAAAGTATTTCTTCCGTATCGTTTACTGGCTCGACTTTTACCAACAATGGTGTTGGTTTAGGCTTAGGTACAAGTACAAAAGGGTTAATTGAAACGATCATCAATAATTGCACTTTTTTAGGCAATCCTGGAACAGCTTTTAAACAAACATACGGTACGCTGTATCTATTGGACAGAACATTTTCGCTAACAACACTGGATATCAAGGTGGAGCTTTGTCATTGA
- the LOC135344986 gene encoding uncharacterized protein LOC135344986 isoform X3: MVLLYIILSSCDTMLLRFAMLFWMLLCLGVPVFSNEFYVTPSHPPNPACPTDKPCQTLDEYAVYSDKYFGNESEVSLVFLNGVADYYLNTHDFTITEKVKFVMRTMYIFDTASICTTQQRGFLFNNVTSIRMTNILITCEEELENTTCFQVIGGETLVGLNIALNSRALLSGVRYISLKESLFEENPLKIEMITTAFIKQREPVPTAPSISITGCTLHSISIRVQHLLNCSILLEDNTVPIGITMIGIGVSVFLKGSYVNLNVYDCDISYYSDTGISIRLDSDSFLQAHLKSTNISHNLVGFEISALGSNFSLVFDNCHLSNNGIGAVHVVTDGRSLSTLHNNIIRTCSFQDRESQSISSVSFTGSTFTNNGVGLGLGTSTKGLIETIINNCTFLGNPGTAFKQTYGTLYLLDRTFSLTTLDIKVELCH; this comes from the exons ATGGTGTTGTTGTACATCATCTTGAGTTCGTGT GACACAATGTTACTTCGATTTGCTATGTTGTTCTGGATGTTGCTGTGTCTTGGTGTACCTGTCTTCTCCAATGAGTTCTATGTGACCCCATCACATCCCCCTAACCCAGCTTGCCCAACAGATAAGCCATGTCAAACACTTGATGAATATGCTGTCTATTCTGATAAGTATTTTGGAAATGAGAGTGAAGTGTCTCTAGTGTTCCTTAATGGAGTAGCTGATTACTATTTGAACACCCATGACTTCACAATCACTGAAAAGGTTAAATTTGTTATGAGAACAATGTATATTTTTGATACTGCATCGATATGCACAACTCAGCAACGTGGCTTTCTATTTAATAATGTAACGAGTATACGCATGACAAATATTTTAATCACCTGTGAAGAAGAACTAGAAAACACAACATGTTTTCAAGTAATCGGTGGAGAAACACTAGTTGGGCTTAACATTGCTTTAAATTCGAGAGCTCTATTGTCTGGTGTTCGCTACATAAGCTTAAAAGAGTCATTGTTCGAAGAAAATCCACTCAAAATTGAAATGATTACCACTGCTTTCATAAAACAGAGGGAGCCAGTACCGACAGCCCCTTCTATAAGCATCACAGGTTGTACATTACACTCTATATCTATTCGAGTGCAACATCTACTAAATTGTTCCATTCTATTAGAAGACAATACTGTACCGATTGGGATTACCATGATTGGTATTGGAGTGTCTGTTTTTCTGAAGGGGAGTTACGTTAACCTGAATGTCTATGACTGTGATATTTCATACTATAGCGATACAGGTATTTCAATACGTTTGGATTCAGACTCATTCCTACAGGCCCATTTAAAAAGCACCAACATTTCTCACAATCTAGTTGGATTCGAGATAAGCGCCCTCGGAAGCAATTTCAGCCTTGTATTTGATAATTGCCACTTGTCAAACAATGGAATtggtgctgtacatgtagtcacaGATGGACGATCATTATCTACCcttcataataatattattaggaCATGTTCATTTCAAGACAGGGAAAGCCAAAGTATTTCTTCCGTATCGTTTACTGGCTCGACTTTTACCAACAATGGTGTTGGTTTAGGCTTAGGTACAAGTACAAAAGGGTTAATTGAAACGATCATCAATAATTGCACTTTTTTAGGCAATCCTGGAACAGCTTTTAAACAAACATACGGTACGCTGTATCTATTGGACAGAACATTTTCGCTAACAACACTGGATATCAAGGTGGAGCTTTGTCATTGA